The genomic stretch tatagtTTCCCTCTTTATTTTCTGGGTGCAGTTTAGAAGTTTAGTTTTACTCTTTGAatataaagaattaatattagcAATTTTCAAAGACTATTATAAGGGATGATTTTGAAACTGCCATTGTAGTGATTGTACTGCTACAATCTTGAAGGTAAGAGCAAGCTACGAAGGCCAAACTTTGCATCAGCTATAATAAATCACCACTATGAATCTTAGATTCAGACATGCAATTGGTCCACCAGATCAAGCATCACGGCTCAGGAAACAAAGGACACTAGTTCCAGCCACATGTTCTGACAGATATGTACTTCAGTTTCCCTCTTtagtgctaaaaaaaaaaaaaaaaaaaaaaaagaaaaagaagaaggcaACTGCTCAGGCCCCATATTGACTTGATGCACCTTAGTTTTCAGCTTTACGGCTATCGCAACTCTAGAAAATACACTAGTGAGGCCAAGAATAGTTCTCTTTAGACAGTTATACTAGCCAAACTTTCCTTCAGTTTTTTTAATAAGAGTTGGTTCTTTGACCTATTTGACAAAGACAAGTAGAAAATCACAGAAAAAAGTATATGTAGGATCTGTGAACTATTCCACAAAAGCTTCATTAATTTTGATAGAACAAAGGCATATAAAGCCATAAAGGCATTCGTCATGTAGTAAGTCTAGGAGTGATTATTAATGGTCAAGCAAATTAGGAGATTTTACACTGACAACAAATGTTTCAAATGcacaatagaaaacaaaaacaaaaaaagaacagAACAAAATAAGCAAGGAAGTTCTAGCAAGTAAAGAATAGTGAGAACACAAACTGATAACAGGGAAATATCCATCACAGATATAAGTTCTAGCTCATATGTATTGAATTTAACTACATCCACAAAaatctacataataattttGCAAGGGGCACTTTGAGTTgtcatcataattcataaattgCTAAGAACTTCATAGCAGAAAGGCTTATCACAACTCTACATGGCACTCATGATCTATGGCCCAACAATAGTAGTTCTCTAAAGAGAGTCATACCAGCAATATTTTTTCTACACTCAAGGCCCCCTAAAAAATtggttgttttccttcttaaaaatAGATATTTCTTTCATCTTTTGGAAGGTAGTAGCTATATATTGCAAACAACATCAATAACATTCTCTACCTGTTTGTAGATGTATAAAATGAGATAATtgcaattcaaaataaaatgcagAATATACAGGAGCCAGTCTTAACCTAAAAACACTACCAATCCAGTAAAACTTTCAAAGTCACTGAACAGAGAGTTCTTCGACAACAAGACCCTTAACATGTGGAGGGGAAGTGGGAGAAGCAATATTCAACATATAGTTTAATGTTTCAAGTCTTGgtctttttataaatatattttaaaagttttaaccCTGAAACCCAGTTTAAAACTAACTAAAGTAAAGATCATGGAATTATGTCCACataaatccaaaataatatggaatatatatatatatatatatatatatttcaaccaaatatctACACCACAATGCTGTTATTTTGGAAAGAAGAAACTATGAATAGCTACTGCTTTTAAATTAGTACTGAATAGTTTGAAAGTCAGTCACCTTTGCAACATGTTCCAGCGTCACAGCTTCGGGAATAATGGCTGTCCGGAGCCTGACCTGGACAAATCCACGGCTCCCTCTAAGTGGAAAACATTGCCCAGGTTCTCCAAAACTTGGTGTCAGGATCTTCTGGGCATCCGTATGAACTGTGTTCTGGTTAGGTAATGGAATCCAACTGCTACTCCCTCCCTTTCCAATGATATAGGGCTCTGAATGCTTCACCACCATTGCCCCAGCAGAAGCCAAGGCATAGTCCACCATCCCTAACCCATCAGCAGCATGCTTCTCAATCTCCCTTTCCACTATCTCCCTAGCATATACCCTTACCTCATCCAAATTCACATTGCTTATCTCACTGCCTTTCCTCTCCTTGAACTCTTCCAGGAACTTATCAAACTCTTCTTTTGACAGCCAATTTGTTGCTTCCGTTTTGCTCATCAATGTCTCCAAATTCCCAGTTCTCCCCTCCAATTCCTTGAGCTTCGATTCCAATTctgtttcttttccctcaagcTTTTCACTAAATTCCCCTTTTACAGTTCTAATTTCGTTTTCGAGCTTCTTGTCGATCACATCTACTTGAACTTGCATCATTTTAGTGGTCTTCTTCACAAACGCCTCCATCTCTGCTAACTTTCCCTCGAAATCCCCAGGCATCACGGCGAGTCCGTCACTGCTTTGGGTGCGCGAATCGATAACCAATCTCCGAACCATTTCAACCAAACCCACGAGGATCATCAATAGCAATAAATTTTTAGTGACTACACTGACTACCGTCAGCCATCTCAGTTTCGCGGGCTTGGGAACTTTCTTCGCGGTCCCCGCGCGGCGAGAGAAAGACACGACGCCATTGGAGGTAGGCAAGGGCTTCTTCACCGCTTGAACTGCATTTTGAGTTTCGGTTCGTACGGAATGATGGCCAAGCTCTTTAATAGCAGCACCGCCGGCCGCGAGTCCAACGTAGCCGGTGGATGGAGGAGTGACGGCAGCCGCGCCGTTGGCGGCGGCTAAGTCCAAGGTGGTAGGCGTCTGCTTTTTCTCAACGGCGGATCGGCGGCGGTAGGCGACGGAGGCGGGATTGGCAGTGATCGACACTGTGGAAGCTGACATTGAttaatattttaccaaaataagaaagaataaacgattgaaactttaaaaattaatagtagTAAATGAAAAAATCGATGAACCCTAAAACACAGAAGAAATCGAAACCAACTTGGGGAGACAGAGAACTGTGAAAATATCCTAAAGCAGCTGTTCGATAACTTGTTTGAGTTGCATTTTCTATGAAattgttttgtgtattttgttggctttgtttttttgaaaaattcaaatatcttttttttattattatacatgaaaaatactactccttaataaaataatggaaTTAATTTCACCAAAGATTCCTTTATCTTTGgtggtaattttaattttagtcataaattatagtttttgtcatttaatattagacacttttagtcatttccATGATTTTTCTATAAGATACAATTTTTTAGTAAGAGAgaaattccacttttggtcccacgagtatGTAGTCATTTGCACATTTGATTCCTGATTATTAAAATTTCTAGATTTGGTCCCACGACATTTAAATCTCTGCTACATTTGGTCATTTCGATCAGATTCCGACCACCGATGACATTTTTCCGGCGAGTGAATtattttaaaggataaaattgtttttttattaaaaaaaaaaaacaaatttccctAAAACCCCCTCTTCTTCCCCTCACGGGAGAGAAGAGTGACGAGGGAGGAGAGAGGTTCGCTAGTCACGATCCAGTCTGCCGTCGCGCGAacttcattgttgttgttgttgtttttcattattttttttttggccggAAAAATGGTGTTTGAGAGAGGGAAGAGGGTTGTCGGGGCCTTGGGGGATGAGGGGAAGAAAAAAGGGTTTggggaaatttgtttttttttttaataatataaaaagacaattttattctttaaaataattcaCTCGACGGTAAAATGGCCACCCGTGGCCGAAATAtgatcggaaggaccaaatgtggtagAGATAtaaaagtcgtgggactaaatatgaaaattttaatagtcggGAACCAAATGTGGAAATGGTCTCATACcctcgtgggaccaaaagtggaaattaCTCATTAGTAAgagcatttttgtctcttcatatatttttttaattttgtcgaTTTTCACCGGTTTAATTGGGTTATGTTAACTAAGGCCGGTTCTTCTAATTTGTAGGATTCAATCGACAAATCCATAACTCCACTTCATCTGCTTTAGTTCACAGCTTCACCCATCTTCCTTCACCAAGCGAAGAACGAAAGCACACAACGCTGCTATAGAGGAGAGCACATGGGAAATTTGTCGCCCTAAATATGTAGTCCCAAATCCCTAAATTTGAACTCATTCGAAACCCCTAAAGGCAATTCGCAGCCGAGAAAAGGAGTTATCTGTCGTCTCAAATCTCTCGTTGGACGAAGTTGATAGATAGTTAAGGACATGGTGGAGAGTTCAACACTAGTATGTACAAATTCTATGGTGGATgagcttttcttttttttttttttgaaaacaaatacttaatgcattaaatcagaATCCAAAATGTCAACAAGAAAAAGAGGAGGAAtaaaccactccccgcaacctgactcagaaaCAACTTCCCGAGCAATAGCATGGGCAACACGATTCGCAAATCGCCTAACGAAACGAAAAACTACATCGTGAATCATAGATGCAGTTTCTTTTACATCCTCAATAACAAAACCAAAAGACGAATTAAATGATTCAGACGTTAAAGCATAAAAAGTAAGCTGGGAATCGGTCTCAACATCCACATCTCCTAGACCCAAATCCTTCAACCAGCTAAGTGCTTCCCGGATGCTCATAGCTTCAGCCTCTTTAACAGTGAACGACCCGACTAGCTTCTCGGCTTTTGCTGCAATAAACCGACCTTGATCATCTCGAATAATCCATCCCATTCCCATCATCCTAGTATTTAAAGACATAGCTACGTCCGAATTGAGTTTTAGTCGCCCTTGGCATGGTGGGTTCCAACGTTCAACTTCACCGATGGAGGCTACATTTACACTGTCTAAATTATTACAGTTCCAGCGTTCAACTTTGCCGGTCATTGATATTGTGACTATAGTTGCCGGAATTTGGTTGGATATTCGCCGGAACTCtagatgacctgtaatacctgcaATTACAGATCACAAATTGGTTAGAGGGTTTGCTTGctccaaaataataagtttgaaggtctagatggaccatattgtagttcatggtgctggatgaacaatTAGTTGTAGTACataggcctatttgaccattctgccaaataactaacatattcttactaattaaaatctaaatgaaaaaaaagtatttattatattaatccaatatataatgtctaaattatcattaaagaatataagaaataaaagataaaagatatGGTGGATGGATGTGCATAGTAAAGTTAatagaaaagataacggaagttataacagtaaatgtatttttattcaaaaaattatatagtacaactctaaaaatACAATGTACACAATATTTAGCAGTAAAAACATAGACATAAATTAGAGATATAACTTTGATCGagaattattatgtttttagatattttattaaGCAAACATgtttaaagattttaaaaatcgcatttttattttatcctCTTTTACCTCTTTGAGTACAAAATTGATGATCTTACCTATCCCATCCCCACCTCCCCGATCGTTTTTCTGCTATAACGACGCAGAATTCCAGCATCAAGAGTCCACCGCTTTGGCTACCTTCGGACGCCATAGCAGATGATTGAAGCTTCAACAGCCACCTTCGGACGCCATAGCCGCCTGTGTTTATTTTTCCGCTGGAATCTCCGTGCACGGCTGCTCGCCGCCGCGTACTTCTAGCCTCACCTTCTGTCTTCTTCCTTTGCCTTCTGGCCATGTGAATgctttaaaattgatttttaattttaaatggttaacttatttttcttatattctaTTTCGCCCACTTATCTTTCTTATAATTTGGGAACTATTGTTGGCTTTTGGTTCTAATTAGGATTCCAATTTTATTAACTTCTTCAGGTTTAGGGTTTGCTGAGGCGAGGAGGAGAGAAGCGGAAGCAAGAAGTGACGAGAACGACCCCAGGTAATTGATTTTAACCCTAAATTTGGATCTCTGACTCGTTGAATTCCGCTTTCGCATCCTCGCTTTGGACCAAAACGATAGCTTTGTTCTGCTTTCTGACGCAATTGCTCTTTGCAGAAAGCGTGGGCATAACTAAATGTGCTATTTTATGTTACTTTTGAAGACATAATGAAATGTTTTGTGTAGTTATAAATGCCTGCTAAGCAACAGTGTTTGGTTCACCTTAAATACGTGCACAATGAGAAGAAACCTCTTAAATCTATGCCATTTTTTAGGTTCTTAATGCTGTATTTACAACTTTCAGAAGTTTTCATCTCTTGATGTTCTGTTTATTATCATGCTGACTTGTGAGTTTACATTGAAAGTTGTAACAGAATATCATAGTCGAGGattataaaatatacaatatcaGAACAGTGGGAAATGTAGTTTCATTTCTATATAATATATCACAGCATATCATACCAGtgatatcaaataatataatatcacAATGTTGCCATATATCTCATCAATATACTCTAACATCACTCACATTGTAGCTTAAGTTAGAAGAACTATGGATTTCATGTTAGTTTCAAGAGATTATTAATGAaggtgatgatgaggatgatgtaCTACAccataaaaattgaaatttgtataaatatgtaattgatGTGTTAGTTGATGTAATTTTGCTGAACTTTCACTTTTTAGTTGGTTGAATAAAAGGTTGAAGTACCATTCTTTTGTTTGTCACAAAAATCAGGCCCTATTGAACTCTAGACTTCAACCCAACAGCCGTTGCTGGCTAAAAGTTGAAGTACCAAGCAGCAAAGTAATAGAGTTTGAGTTTAGAAGAAGATGAACATCAACAATAAAGATGAACCAAACACTGCCCCAAAACCTGATCAATGGTACAATTTAACGCTAGGCTCTTCATTCAAAGAACAGAATCCTTCCTCCAAGTTCTGCACTTTACGATGTATGTTTCTCTATCctctgtatatatatgtgtgtgtctgCATATctgtttaattatacatatatatccaCGG from Ipomoea triloba cultivar NCNSP0323 chromosome 12, ASM357664v1 encodes the following:
- the LOC115997992 gene encoding SUN domain-containing protein 1-like isoform X2; the protein is MSITANPASVAYRRRSAVEKKQTPTTLDLAAANGAAAVTPPSTGYVGLAAGGAAIKELGHHSVRTETQNAVQAVKKPLPTSNGVVSFSRRAGTAKKVPKPAKLRWLTVVSVVTKNLLLLMILVGLVEMVRRLVIDSRTQSSDGLAVMPGDFEGKLAEMEAFVKKTTKMMQVQVDVIDKKLENEIRTVKGEFSEKLEGKETELESKLKELEGRTGNLETLMSKTEATNWLSKEEFDKFLEEFKERKGSEISNVNLDEVRVYAREIVEREIEKHAADGLGMVDYALASAGAMVVKHSEPYIIGKGGSSSWIPLPNQNTVHTDAQKILTPSFGEPGQCFPLRGSRGFVQVRLRTAIIPEAVTLEHVAKSVAYDRSSAPKKCRVSGWLQGQATTDVTANSENMFLLTEFTYDLEKSNAQTYNVLEYAATSVVDTIRFDFASNHGSTLHTCIYRLRVHGREPNSVSMLA
- the LOC115997992 gene encoding SUN domain-containing protein 1-like isoform X1, with the translated sequence MSASTVSITANPASVAYRRRSAVEKKQTPTTLDLAAANGAAAVTPPSTGYVGLAAGGAAIKELGHHSVRTETQNAVQAVKKPLPTSNGVVSFSRRAGTAKKVPKPAKLRWLTVVSVVTKNLLLLMILVGLVEMVRRLVIDSRTQSSDGLAVMPGDFEGKLAEMEAFVKKTTKMMQVQVDVIDKKLENEIRTVKGEFSEKLEGKETELESKLKELEGRTGNLETLMSKTEATNWLSKEEFDKFLEEFKERKGSEISNVNLDEVRVYAREIVEREIEKHAADGLGMVDYALASAGAMVVKHSEPYIIGKGGSSSWIPLPNQNTVHTDAQKILTPSFGEPGQCFPLRGSRGFVQVRLRTAIIPEAVTLEHVAKSVAYDRSSAPKKCRVSGWLQGQATTDVTANSENMFLLTEFTYDLEKSNAQTYNVLEYAATSVVDTIRFDFASNHGSTLHTCIYRLRVHGREPNSVSMLA